Proteins from one Nicotiana tabacum cultivar K326 chromosome 23, ASM71507v2, whole genome shotgun sequence genomic window:
- the LOC107825717 gene encoding uncharacterized protein LOC107825717 codes for MAFIHLHLLLFSSQHFKISALKHPALNPSRFFFTEAPPAKTIEEEFGATLTKQEETSDVFKQWGFTENDISKIFKRLASSRRMSQTLLQSKLQTLTDLGITSSHLTKIITYRPGLLRRRIEGCWEQRLQFLRNLFGSNEVFLKAVMRNPSLLTYDLDDKIRHVIRIYENLGLSRSDLVSMLLVRPEMISRSSVEDKKLDLIHRTKVEKGSRMYKYVVALILVSRVVTIREKVANLVKNGLPEDEVFQLFGRSPLVSTLSIDKVKRNMDFVIGTVKLSTSVVLNKPSLLLLNLDTVIKPRFLLGEKIESMGLLPQFKGPTVFTALRMTEKRFMEHFIYCHPENARDELLPFYRSAKSPLS; via the coding sequence ATGGCCTTTATTCATTTGCATCTCCTACTCTTCTCATCTCAGCACTTCAAGATCTCCGCTCTGAAGCACCCTGCCTTAAACCCCAGTAGATTCTTTTTCACAGAGGCTCCTCCTGCTAAAACCATAGAAGAAGAATTTGGGGCAACTTTGACTAAGCAAGAAGAGACATCTGACGTCTTCAAACAATGGGGTTTCACAGAAAATGACATCTCCAAGATTTTCAAGCGCCTAGCATCTTCCCGCAGAATGTCACAGACCCTTCTTCAATCAAAGCTCCAGACACTCACTGACTTGGGCATTACATCCTCCCACCTTACAAAGATTATAACATACCGTCCTGGTCTCTTACGCAGACGAATCGAAGGTTGCTGGGAACAGCGCCttcaatttttgagaaatttgttTGGGTCAAATGAGGTATTTCTTAAAGCTGTTATGAGAAATCCATCATTGCTTACTTATGATCTAGACGACAAAATTAGGCATGTGATTAGAATCTATGAAAATTTGGGTCTTAGTAGAAGTGATTTAGTATCTATGTTACTGGTTCGCCCTGAAATGATTTCAAGAAGTTCTGTAGAAGATAAGAAGCTTGATTTAATTCATAGAACGAAGGTGGAAAAGGGTTCCCGGATGTATAAGTATGTCGTTGCATTGATTCTAGTTTCGCGGGTTGTAACTATCCGTGAAAAGGTGGctaatttggtgaaaaacgggtTACCGGAAGATGAGGTTTTCCAGCTTTTCGGAAGATCACCACTCGTGAGCACGCTTTCCATTGATAAAGTGAAAAGGAATATGGATTTTGTAATAGGCACTGTGAAGCTATCTACCAGTGTAGTACTTAACAAACCGAGTTTGCTGTTATTGAATTTGGATACCGTTATTAAACCACGATTTCTTTTAGGGGAAAAGATAGAAAGTATGGGGCTTCTCCCCCAGTTCAAGGGTCCTACGGTTTTCACAGCATTGAGGATGACAGAGAAGCGGTTCATGGAGCACTTTATATATTGTCATCCGGAGAATGCTAGGGATGAGCTGCTGCCCTTCTATAGAAGTGCCAAAAGCCCTTTATCTTAA